The following proteins come from a genomic window of Acinetobacter sp. SAAs474:
- a CDS encoding toxin-activating lysine-acyltransferase — MNIGNISLIAPSHYPSEHWSEAEVLGSFMWLWQYVPNLKDAPLSYLMTRVVPFLQHRQFAVFIENNRVVGYVSWAFLNAETEKKYIKNQGLPMPVYEWNSGDRLWIIDWFAPFGHSKMMSKIVVGELFPLACMSSLYHRGKKTGLKVKRFKGNQVALKDFQQWQNLLLTNNKF, encoded by the coding sequence ATGAATATTGGAAATATTAGCTTAATTGCTCCATCTCACTATCCTTCTGAACATTGGAGTGAAGCTGAGGTTTTAGGCTCATTTATGTGGTTATGGCAATACGTACCGAATTTAAAGGATGCACCTTTAAGCTATTTGATGACACGAGTCGTTCCATTTTTACAGCATCGGCAGTTTGCAGTGTTCATTGAAAATAATCGTGTTGTTGGATATGTCAGTTGGGCATTTTTGAATGCTGAGACTGAAAAAAAGTACATTAAAAATCAAGGCTTGCCTATGCCTGTATATGAGTGGAACAGTGGTGATCGCTTATGGATTATTGATTGGTTTGCTCCGTTTGGGCATAGCAAGATGATGAGCAAGATTGTCGTAGGCGAGCTGTTTCCATTAGCTTGTATGAGCTCTTTATACCATCGTGGTAAAAAAACAGGTTTGAAAGTAAAGCGTTTCAAAGGAAATCAAGTCGCTTTGAAAGACTTTCAGCAGTGGCAAAACCTTTTGTTAACGAACAATAAATTTTAA